The genomic stretch TACTTCTATGGCACGCCCTTCAAGAGAGTTGTAGATCCTTACCCACATGTTCGCTGTTGCTTCTAATACTGCTTTGCATTGACCATCACCATCAATCCTTGACAGTAGCAATAATATCCCGTTAGAATCGTTGCTGAAAGGAAACTCCTCAACTATTGAACCATCTTCACGCATTATACATGCTTGGCATTTCTTCTTTCCAACATCTATACCAATGTACTTCTTTATTACTTTCCACCTCCTGCTGGTTCATGGCCAGGAGCTGCAAACACCTATCATGGCTTTTCTTGCTTGTTTATGCCAACCAAAGCTGCAGCTTGAGAAGAGCCCATTCACATACAAGGTCTCTAAGACCATATTTAGGCAGGGCATAACCACCTTACCAGCAGCAGTTGCTATTGGGAGGCGTTTATCATGCTTTCACATACTAATAGCTTTTCACGTATCTATACTTGCAAGTACCAGCGATATTTTTTCTAAAGAAACGAGGCTCTTGATTACATGAGGTTGATAATTTGAGGAACTTTGCGAGCGTGACTTGTGCAGAAACGATGATGGCTTGCTAGTATGCTTAATCTTGGAATGATACCAAATGATTAATACTTGTACAGCGGTTAGACATAGGGCTATGAAGTTTCTAGTTACGGGGGCCTCCGGCTTTATAGGTTCAGCATTGGTTCAGCACCTTGTCATCAATGGTCATGCGGTAACATGTTTGATTAGAGATGCGAATAAGATGACGAAGTTCAAGCAGAATATGGACTTTATCGTTGCAGACATAACCGATAGGGAGAAAGTTCTTCAATCGTTGAGCAATATCAACGTTGATGTCATATTCCATTTGGCAGCAATTAATCCATTGGTAAAGGATAAGAAGTTACGGAGAAGGGTCAACGTAGACGGGGTGAGAAATGTAATAGATGCTTGTCTAAACGGAAATGTGGGGTCATTTGTTTATGCACAAGGTACCGGAGTTTATGGCGATCCAAAGGGAAAATGGATAGATGAATCAACCCCAAAGAATCCCGACACTGACTTTGCGAGGACAAGAAATGAGGCAGAAGAGATGCTTTGGCAGGCAATGAAAAGGAACGCATTGAATGTTTCTGTAGTAGTGCTTGGAGATGTATACGGGCCAGGAGGGTGGTTTGCAGATATAATTGTAAACAGAATACGGAATGGCTCATTCAAGATACCTGGATCAGGAGAGTACTACCGCAGTTTTGTACATGTAGATGATGTTGCAAACGCATTAGCGCTAATTGCTGAGAAAAATGTCAAAAATACGACCCTCATAATAGCAGATGATGAACCTACTCCATTCGCCGAATTCATTTATTACACTGCTGATCGTTTGGGTTTAAAGAGACCGGGAAAAGTTCCGACTTTGCTAGCTAAAGCAGTTTTGGGTTCTGACATGGTAAAGCTCCTGACATATTCGGTGAGGGTAAGAAACACAAAGATGAAAAAGGAGCTTGGATTACAGTTACAATATCCTACGTACAAAGAAGGAGTTGTTGATGCGTTGAAGAGATTATGAAATGTTAAACAAGTTTTCCCCACACAATTGCAGCAGTATTAAATGTAAGGCTTCTCCGCTGAATATCCCTAAAGTGATATCTGGTCATTGTATCCACAAGCTCCTCCAGCCAGTTACTTTCTCTTATCACATCATCAAGCTCTCTGAAAACAGATCTCCAAGCGGGAGTAAATACACCTACAGCCCTTAATACTCCGAAGTATGTTTTCCATAAAGCTAACATTGCACCTTTAGGATACGTAAAATCATGCATTATCAGCATCCCTCCGGGCTTTAGCACCCTGCATATTTCAGCAATAACCTGCTCAATATCACAATACTTTGGCAGGTAAGAGGCTGTAACAAAGTCAAATTGTCTATTCGCCATTGGAATGGCTTCTGCAGCGGAAACATAGAAACTCACATTATCCACATTCTGTGCCAGCGCCTTACCTTTGGCAATCCTAACGCTATCTTCAGTAATATCTACTCCAACAACATAGCCAACTTTTCTTGCTAGTGCGAGAGAAAGAATACCAGTACCACATGCTAGATCAAGTACCTTGTAATTACCTTGCGGGATCAAATCAAGTAGAGCTCTCTTCCATACACTATCCAGTCTAAAGGTTGCAATGTTGACTACAGTATCATAAGTAGAGGACGTGCCCGTGAAGAACTTCCTAGCTATTTTATGGCCTTGATGAACTAATGTCATAAACAATCTTTCCCATGTTAATCATTAAATCGTTTATGTATACTGTAGATTCACAGAAAGACAGCACGCACATGAGGTCTAGTTAGGTAGTAAATTGCCGCTGAAAACAATACCACACCGGCTATGCCAAACGTTGAGGGTATCTCAAACGCTCTAGTGTAGATTATGTTCATTATAGAAGCTATTATACCAAATGACATGAATGCTATGCTGAGAAATAAGGCCCATCCCTTTCTTTTTGCAAGTCCATAGACGAGGACGAAGGTGAAGAGACCCAAGGCAAGATTAAAGGAAGAACCTACAGAAGCGATACCAGCAAATTCTGTCGGCAGGTATTCCAGAAATGTAAGAACAGCTACTACCACATTGTAAATACCGCCCAATGCTAGCAAAATTATGATCAGAGTGATACCACGACTGACCCGCCAGATGTGCATGACTATAATATATGCGGAGAATTTACACAAAAAGGTTTCCTAGCGATTATGATGACCAACAGAGATGAAATATATTGTACGAACTTCATACTAGGTCAGTGAAGGAAAGAAAGTCACTTCGTGCTATGATCATAGTTGCAGCAATAGCTATAGTATTATGGGGCGTCTTTAACCTCTATCCCAAACTTCAACCTCTGGAAACAAAGCCACGAGTTTACCCGCAAGAAGTACTCTGGACATATGGTTTCGGTATTGGAGAAGGTTCACACGTTGTATACGATGCATATCATACATCCATTGGGCATAATGTTACTGTGAGCTATACTGTCATAGATACAGAAAATGAAGATGGAACGTGGAAAGTAGCGGTAGAGATAACTAACGGCAAAGATAGTGAGGC from Nitrososphaerales archaeon encodes the following:
- a CDS encoding NAD(P)-dependent oxidoreductase, with protein sequence MKFLVTGASGFIGSALVQHLVINGHAVTCLIRDANKMTKFKQNMDFIVADITDREKVLQSLSNINVDVIFHLAAINPLVKDKKLRRRVNVDGVRNVIDACLNGNVGSFVYAQGTGVYGDPKGKWIDESTPKNPDTDFARTRNEAEEMLWQAMKRNALNVSVVVLGDVYGPGGWFADIIVNRIRNGSFKIPGSGEYYRSFVHVDDVANALALIAEKNVKNTTLIIADDEPTPFAEFIYYTADRLGLKRPGKVPTLLAKAVLGSDMVKLLTYSVRVRNTKMKKELGLQLQYPTYKEGVVDALKRL
- a CDS encoding class I SAM-dependent methyltransferase, which translates into the protein MTLVHQGHKIARKFFTGTSSTYDTVVNIATFRLDSVWKRALLDLIPQGNYKVLDLACGTGILSLALARKVGYVVGVDITEDSVRIAKGKALAQNVDNVSFYVSAAEAIPMANRQFDFVTASYLPKYCDIEQVIAEICRVLKPGGMLIMHDFTYPKGAMLALWKTYFGVLRAVGVFTPAWRSVFRELDDVIRESNWLEELVDTMTRYHFRDIQRRSLTFNTAAIVWGKLV